One Ferviditalea candida genomic region harbors:
- a CDS encoding ABC transporter permease, translating to MFYLSLMTDYLKNYMKTRLTYRSDFWIEVISDLTFNLMNLLFILVVFRHTAALAGWSEAEVVFIYGYFMIPYGIFNCFFNLWGFTERYIVKGEMDRILTRPAYNLAQLSLENMDPSSLFGSLVGAAVMGYAWSQLDVAFAWYDPIVLVLMVLGSVMIYGGIYISLAALSFFSDAPTGILPLMWNIQNYGRYPVGIYNKVIRLLLTWVLPFAFVGFYPSAYFLDGAHYRSIALATPLVGAVFFTIGLFIWNSGVRHYRGAGS from the coding sequence ATGTTTTATTTATCATTGATGACCGATTATCTGAAAAATTATATGAAAACCCGGCTCACCTACAGATCCGATTTCTGGATTGAAGTGATTTCCGACCTGACCTTCAATTTGATGAATCTGCTGTTCATTCTCGTCGTGTTCCGCCATACAGCCGCTTTGGCCGGCTGGTCGGAAGCGGAGGTTGTATTCATATACGGATATTTCATGATTCCTTACGGGATTTTCAACTGTTTTTTCAACCTTTGGGGATTTACCGAACGGTACATTGTCAAAGGGGAAATGGACCGCATTTTGACCCGTCCGGCTTATAATTTGGCGCAGCTGTCGCTGGAAAACATGGACCCTTCATCGTTGTTCGGTTCATTGGTCGGCGCGGCAGTCATGGGCTATGCGTGGTCTCAGCTGGACGTTGCTTTCGCTTGGTACGATCCAATCGTACTTGTGCTGATGGTGCTCGGCTCCGTGATGATCTACGGCGGGATCTACATTTCCCTTGCGGCTTTATCCTTTTTTTCCGATGCGCCAACGGGCATTCTTCCGCTGATGTGGAATATCCAAAACTACGGCAGGTACCCTGTCGGGATTTACAACAAGGTCATTCGTCTGCTGCTCACTTGGGTGCTGCCGTTCGCGTTCGTGGGATTTTATCCTTCCGCCTATTTTCTGGACGGCGCCCATTACAGGAGCATTGCCCTTGCGACCCCGCTGGTCGGAGCG